Below is a window of Brachyspira hampsonii DNA.
CAAAACAATATTAAAGAATGATGAAATACTTACTCATATCATAATACCAAAGAAAGATTATAAGTATTCCTTTTATAGAAAAATAGGAACTAGAAAAGCCAATGCATTATCTAAACTTGCTGTATGTACATTAGTTTGCAAAGAAAATGATAAGTACCGATTTAAAATAAGTTTTTGTACATTAGGTGTTACGATTACAAGAGATGAAAGTATAGAGGAAAAATATATTGTTTCAGATATAAAAGAATGGAAGAACAATATTAAATCTATACAGGAAGCATATTCCTCAATTATGAATCCTAGAAATAGTGCTAGGTCAACTGCTTTGTATAGAAAAAAATGTGCTTTAAATTTAATAAAGTATTTTATAGAGGATATCTGTATAAAATAGTTTATTAATTTAAATAAAAACAATTTAATAAATGGAGAAGAATTATGAGTACGAATGAAAAAACTCAAAATGCTTTGTTTGAATACGAAGCTGTTCCAAAGATGTCGCAGGCTTTTCCGCTAGCTATTCAGCATGTAGTTGCTATGATTGTAGGCTGTGTAACTCCTGCTCTTATAGTATCATCTGCTGCAGGACTTAAAAGCGGAAGTCCGGAACAAATACTATTAGTCCAATCTTCTTTAGTATTTGCCGCCATTTCTACAATAATAATGGTTTTCCCTATACCTATCACTAAAAATTATCATATAGGTGCCAGACTTCCTATGATTATTGGTGTTAGTTTTGCTTATGTATCTACTATGCAGTCTATAGCAAGAGGTCCTGAAGGTACAGGTCTTGGAGTAAGAGGTTTAGCTATTATATTTGGTGCTCAGGTAGTAGGAGGCATAGTTGCCGTTATATTCGGACTTGCTGTTGAAAAAATAAGAAAATTATTCCCTCCTCTAATTGCCGGTACTGTTGTATTTACTGTTGGACTTTCTTTATATCCTACTGCTGTTAGATATATGGCTGGAGGAAGTACATTATATAGCATAAACGGAGAAGTTGTTCCTTTTGGTTCTTGGCAGTATTGGGCTGTTGCTTTCATCACTCTTATAGCTGTTATTATATTCAATCAATTCACTAAAGGCTTTTTAAAACTAGCTTCTATACTTATGGGTTTAATTATTGGATATATAGCGGCATTTTTCTTTGGAATGATTAATTTTACTAGCGTTGTTAATGCCGGTATTTTCCAAGCTCCAAAATTACTTCCTTTTGGTATAGAGTTCGATCCTTCTGCTGCAATAGCTATAGCTCTTTTATTTGCTGTAAACTCAGTTCAGGCTATAGGA
It encodes the following:
- a CDS encoding uracil-xanthine permease family protein, with protein sequence MSTNEKTQNALFEYEAVPKMSQAFPLAIQHVVAMIVGCVTPALIVSSAAGLKSGSPEQILLVQSSLVFAAISTIIMVFPIPITKNYHIGARLPMIIGVSFAYVSTMQSIARGPEGTGLGVRGLAIIFGAQVVGGIVAVIFGLAVEKIRKLFPPLIAGTVVFTVGLSLYPTAVRYMAGGSTLYSINGEVVPFGSWQYWAVAFITLIAVIIFNQFTKGFLKLASILMGLIIGYIAAFFFGMINFTSVVNAGIFQAPKLLPFGIEFDPSAAIAIALLFAVNSVQAIGDFSATTSGGMGRMPTDKELKCGITAYGLTNILSSMFGCLPTATYSQNVGIVATTKVINRIVFLIAAIIILVAGLFPKFSALLTTIPSCVLGGATIMVFASIAMTGIKLVFTENMGPRNTLIVGLAVALGMGTVQVGGALDTFPAWAKTVFGSSPVVIATCVAIILNVVLPKEEAKK